From a region of the Acinetobacter larvae genome:
- a CDS encoding ribonuclease T2 family protein — MRDFSLHYISQHRLIMLCAVTGLYFIFNTPCAAASNELRGYVLQIQMTPAVCALDGARQKQRKCFQGYTLNINGLFPDTTRPNCATTSSAALSPLQATVVARVMPDEQARTSLWHNYGGCVPYNASQYFRTMTNLADKLNIPSTLTNYEDKTVELDSLRGQFTRLNPGLPSNGIQFSCQNDAKRRTFLTEINVCYQVNGRYKSCATRVQGNCPSSFMVKGTY; from the coding sequence ATGAGAGATTTTAGTCTGCATTATATTTCACAGCACAGATTGATCATGCTTTGCGCAGTAACAGGGCTTTATTTTATTTTCAATACTCCTTGTGCTGCTGCTTCCAACGAGTTGCGTGGTTATGTATTGCAGATTCAAATGACACCTGCGGTGTGTGCATTGGATGGCGCGAGGCAAAAACAACGGAAGTGTTTTCAGGGTTACACTTTAAATATCAATGGTTTATTCCCAGATACGACACGACCCAACTGTGCGACAACATCATCTGCGGCTTTGAGCCCTTTACAAGCAACCGTGGTTGCACGGGTGATGCCAGATGAACAAGCTCGCACCAGTTTATGGCATAACTATGGTGGCTGCGTACCATACAATGCCAGCCAGTATTTTAGAACCATGACCAATTTGGCGGATAAACTGAATATCCCTTCGACCCTAACGAACTATGAAGATAAAACTGTAGAACTAGACAGTTTGCGCGGTCAATTCACCCGGTTAAATCCTGGGCTACCCAGTAATGGCATACAGTTTAGTTGCCAAAATGATGCCAAACGCCGTACTTTTTTAACTGAAATCAATGTTTGTTATCAGGTAAATGGGCGCTATAAATCTTGTGCGACACGTGTGCAAGGGAATTGTCCGAGTAGTTTTATGGTAAAAGGCACCTATTAA
- a CDS encoding lytic transglycosylase domain-containing protein yields the protein MQVEQIRWVSRYFYQRSIKIYLLSFWALGSSAVIAAEQQFNDALRAANAGNISQLQQYSASMQDDVLGYYPEYWTLNSNLATQPANAIIHFAQRYPNAAMSEKLAADFVEEKVKMAAFSDAQPVLPYVTNPDQAERCAVAQVRAKTGDELVFAEYKDVWLTTNSQPESCHGLGRMMLSSSLLTSSDRQQRLYAQLRAGQSGPAIATAQSIGLNLSLAQLNQIQANPLNYLWTAPKESLTDYAYLVFALGRTADSDLNSALQTLPRVQQGLPTDVQKYLSRTVAYIGGTTVMKNNFNIEVLNQFDASYGVPFTEEEAEIYARQAIRFGRWNSVLLAIEQMSVTQKQEDRWQYWLARAYDARNDAQSKQTAQGIYQKLANAGDDYHNLLAKDHLGQRYYQSPPAEQPSHSDLQRLDQDIHFRRAFTLRNINAPASYVNREWNWAVRQAYLKHDDGLLLAAAKRATEMGWYDRAIYAAERTSNKHNYAYRYATPHQTTVVNHSRNVGIDPAWAYGLMRQESRFVTAARSHVGAGGLMQIMPNTAKQVARQMGESYNPAALTDSNTNIRYGTYYLSMIQNQLSANPVLATAGYNAGPNRAKRWQPDTQSLAADQYVEAIPLAETRDYVKNVMSNAVHYGILLQQGPQVIESRMPNIPVRFQ from the coding sequence ATGCAGGTTGAACAAATAAGATGGGTTTCTCGTTATTTTTATCAACGTTCAATAAAAATATATTTACTTAGTTTTTGGGCGCTAGGGAGTAGTGCCGTTATTGCCGCTGAACAGCAATTTAATGATGCTTTACGTGCTGCCAATGCAGGTAATATCAGTCAATTGCAACAATACAGTGCCAGCATGCAAGATGATGTGTTGGGCTATTATCCAGAATATTGGACGCTCAATAGCAATCTGGCCACCCAACCTGCCAATGCAATTATTCACTTTGCACAGCGTTACCCCAATGCTGCGATGTCAGAAAAACTTGCTGCTGATTTTGTTGAAGAAAAAGTTAAAATGGCTGCATTTAGCGATGCTCAGCCTGTATTGCCTTATGTGACCAATCCAGACCAAGCAGAACGCTGTGCTGTCGCACAAGTCCGTGCCAAAACTGGTGATGAGCTGGTATTCGCAGAATACAAAGATGTTTGGTTAACCACCAATAGTCAGCCAGAATCTTGTCATGGTCTCGGTCGGATGATGTTATCGAGTTCTTTATTGACCAGTAGTGATCGGCAACAACGTCTTTATGCCCAACTCCGTGCTGGGCAATCAGGTCCAGCCATCGCCACTGCGCAAAGTATTGGCTTGAATCTATCTTTGGCACAACTCAATCAAATTCAAGCCAATCCGCTCAATTACCTGTGGACTGCACCGAAAGAAAGCTTAACCGATTATGCTTACTTGGTCTTTGCCTTAGGACGAACAGCAGATAGCGATTTAAACTCAGCTTTACAAACTTTGCCTCGGGTACAGCAAGGTTTACCCACCGATGTACAAAAATATTTATCTCGAACTGTTGCGTATATCGGTGGCACAACAGTCATGAAAAATAATTTTAATATCGAAGTGCTGAACCAATTTGACGCCAGTTATGGCGTACCGTTTACTGAAGAAGAAGCAGAAATTTATGCCCGTCAAGCCATTCGTTTTGGTCGTTGGAATAGTGTATTACTTGCGATTGAACAAATGAGTGTGACACAAAAGCAAGAAGACCGTTGGCAATATTGGTTGGCGCGTGCCTATGATGCCCGCAATGATGCACAGTCCAAGCAAACTGCACAGGGTATCTATCAAAAACTCGCCAATGCTGGCGATGACTATCATAACCTACTCGCCAAAGATCATTTGGGACAACGTTATTATCAATCACCGCCTGCCGAGCAACCGAGTCATAGTGATCTACAACGTTTGGATCAAGATATTCATTTTAGACGTGCTTTTACGCTGCGTAATATCAATGCACCTGCCAGCTATGTCAATCGAGAGTGGAACTGGGCAGTGCGCCAAGCCTACCTCAAACATGACGATGGTTTGTTATTGGCAGCGGCGAAACGTGCAACCGAAATGGGCTGGTATGACCGTGCGATCTATGCAGCGGAGCGCACCAGCAATAAACATAACTATGCGTATCGTTATGCCACGCCGCATCAAACTACAGTGGTCAATCATAGCCGTAATGTGGGCATTGACCCAGCATGGGCTTATGGTCTTATGCGCCAAGAAAGCCGTTTTGTCACCGCGGCACGGTCACATGTGGGCGCAGGTGGTCTAATGCAAATCATGCCCAATACCGCCAAGCAGGTGGCTCGTCAAATGGGTGAGTCATATAACCCGGCAGCATTAACAGACAGTAATACCAACATCCGTTATGGCACTTATTATTTATCCATGATTCAAAATCAGTTGAGTGCAAACCCAGTCTTGGCAACAGCAGGCTATAACGCGGGTCCCAATCGTGCCAAACGTTGGCAACCCGATACACAAAGTTTAGCCGCTGACCAGTATGTTGAAGCAATTCCTTTGGCTGAAACACGCGACTATGTTAAAAATGTCATGAGTAATGCAGTGCATTACGGCATTTTATTGCAACAAGGTCCACAGGTTATTGAGAGTCGTATGCCAAATATTCCTGTACGTTTTCAATAA
- the miaB gene encoding tRNA (N6-isopentenyl adenosine(37)-C2)-methylthiotransferase MiaB, whose amino-acid sequence MTVQTFIPSVAKAASENTVHQPQHSLVQSTTVKKLYIETQGCQMNEYDSHRMADLLGDSHGYVLTNDPNEADILLMNTCSIREKAQEKVFSELGRWRKLKQKNPDLVIGVGGCVASQEGDNIQKRAPYVDMVFGPQTLHRLPQMLDQHQEQIEKPKQAKIRLVDISFPDIEKFDFLPEPRVEGHKAFVSIMEGCSKYCSFCVVPYTRGEEVSRPLDDVLAEIVSLAEKGVREVSLLGQNVNGYRGETFDGEICNFAQLLRLVAEIPGIGRIRYTTSHPLEFSEELIECYRDLPQMVSHLHLPVQSGSNAVLQAMKRNHHIDVYIEKIAKLRKVRPDMHLSSDFIIGFPGESDENFAETYQFIQDLDFDHSYSFIYSKRPGTPAAELADDTPEDVKKQRLAMVQQWIKQSSIRKTDAMLGSIQRVLIEKVSDKNPDLLVGTADNTRLVTFIGDPAWVGRFAEIEITEIKTLNLVYGELLNLEPDVA is encoded by the coding sequence ATGACGGTTCAAACCTTCATCCCCTCTGTTGCCAAAGCTGCCTCAGAAAACACTGTCCACCAGCCACAGCACAGCCTTGTTCAATCTACAACAGTTAAAAAGCTGTACATAGAAACACAAGGTTGTCAGATGAATGAGTACGACAGTCACCGTATGGCAGACCTTTTAGGCGACTCACATGGATATGTCCTCACCAATGATCCCAATGAAGCAGACATCTTATTGATGAATACTTGCTCAATTCGTGAAAAAGCCCAAGAGAAAGTTTTTTCTGAATTAGGTCGTTGGCGCAAACTGAAACAAAAAAATCCTGACCTCGTCATTGGTGTGGGGGGGTGTGTTGCATCTCAAGAAGGCGACAACATTCAAAAACGTGCCCCCTATGTCGACATGGTGTTTGGACCACAAACCTTGCACCGTTTGCCGCAAATGCTTGACCAACATCAAGAACAGATTGAAAAACCTAAACAAGCAAAAATTCGTTTGGTTGATATTTCATTTCCTGACATTGAAAAATTTGATTTCTTACCAGAACCGCGTGTTGAAGGTCACAAAGCTTTTGTGTCCATCATGGAAGGTTGCTCAAAATACTGCTCTTTCTGTGTGGTACCGTATACCCGTGGTGAAGAAGTTTCACGTCCACTCGATGACGTTTTAGCAGAAATTGTCAGCCTTGCTGAAAAAGGCGTGCGGGAAGTGTCTCTGTTGGGACAAAACGTCAATGGCTATCGCGGTGAAACCTTCGATGGTGAAATCTGTAACTTTGCACAATTACTGCGTTTGGTTGCTGAAATCCCAGGCATTGGTCGTATTCGCTATACCACCTCGCACCCCTTAGAATTCTCTGAAGAACTCATTGAATGCTATCGTGATCTACCACAAATGGTGTCTCATTTGCATCTGCCGGTACAAAGCGGCTCCAATGCGGTGCTGCAAGCAATGAAGCGCAACCATCATATTGATGTCTATATCGAGAAGATTGCCAAATTACGTAAAGTTCGCCCAGATATGCATTTGTCCAGTGACTTTATCATTGGCTTTCCTGGCGAAAGCGATGAAAATTTCGCGGAGACCTATCAGTTTATTCAAGATCTCGATTTCGACCATTCCTATAGCTTTATCTACTCCAAACGTCCCGGTACACCCGCAGCAGAGCTGGCGGATGACACGCCTGAAGATGTGAAAAAGCAACGTCTTGCCATGGTACAACAGTGGATCAAACAATCCAGTATTCGTAAAACCGATGCCATGTTAGGAAGCATTCAACGCGTCCTCATCGAAAAAGTGTCTGACAAAAATCCAGACTTATTGGTGGGCACTGCTGACAATACACGCCTAGTAACATTTATTGGCGATCCCGCATGGGTTGGGCGTTTCGCGGAAATTGAGATTACTGAAATCAAAACTTTAAATTTAGTTTATGGTGAACTCTTGAATCTTGAACCCGACGTGGCGTAA
- a CDS encoding PhoH family protein, producing the protein MTATIRRTVTFPGVSLERLQSMLGAYNGHLKQIEQRLNVSISHRGDIFAVDGELDAVERAESLLQRLYLEAETASQISADTLHLMIQGSQTDRELQEDLDQEHTGLDEVWLQTRKGRINPRGANQKRYVQRILQSDISFGIGPAGTGKTYLAVAAAVDMLERNEIQRILLVRPAVEAGEKLGFLPGDLSQKIDPYLRPLYDALYEMLGFEKVAKLIERQIIEVAPLAYMRGRTLNHSFVILDEAQNTTPEQMKMFLTRLGFGSRAVITGDITQVDLPRGQQSGLAHALRVLEKVSEIHITRFHSRDVVRHQLVQKIVEAYEGWDSEQHRLSAEARAERKARQEALEAENDAAADAQHQSPV; encoded by the coding sequence TTGACTGCAACGATTCGACGTACAGTAACTTTTCCTGGTGTTTCATTGGAACGTTTACAAAGTATGCTGGGTGCATATAACGGTCATTTGAAACAAATCGAGCAACGTTTAAATGTCAGTATTTCCCATCGCGGTGATATTTTTGCTGTAGATGGGGAACTTGATGCCGTGGAGCGGGCAGAAAGTTTATTACAACGCCTCTACCTAGAAGCCGAAACGGCATCACAAATTAGCGCAGATACTTTACATCTGATGATTCAAGGCAGCCAAACAGATCGAGAGTTACAAGAAGACCTCGATCAGGAGCACACTGGATTAGATGAAGTCTGGTTACAAACCCGTAAAGGACGTATCAATCCACGTGGCGCCAACCAAAAACGCTACGTACAACGTATTTTGCAAAGTGATATTTCTTTTGGGATCGGTCCAGCAGGGACAGGTAAAACCTACCTTGCTGTGGCCGCCGCAGTCGATATGTTGGAACGTAATGAAATCCAACGTATTTTACTGGTACGCCCCGCCGTGGAAGCCGGTGAAAAACTTGGTTTTCTACCAGGTGATTTGAGTCAGAAAATTGACCCTTATCTACGCCCACTGTATGACGCTTTATATGAAATGCTTGGCTTTGAAAAAGTCGCCAAACTGATTGAGCGCCAAATCATCGAAGTGGCACCGCTGGCCTATATGCGAGGTCGTACACTGAACCATTCTTTTGTCATTTTAGACGAAGCCCAGAATACCACCCCAGAACAAATGAAAATGTTCTTAACCCGACTCGGTTTTGGTTCTCGCGCTGTTATTACTGGAGACATCACACAAGTCGACTTACCCCGCGGTCAACAATCTGGTCTCGCGCATGCTTTGCGTGTACTGGAGAAGGTCTCGGAAATTCATATTACCCGCTTTCATTCACGTGACGTAGTCCGTCACCAGCTGGTACAAAAAATTGTCGAAGCCTATGAAGGTTGGGACAGTGAGCAACATCGACTTTCAGCTGAAGCCCGTGCCGAACGTAAAGCGCGTCAAGAGGCATTAGAAGCCGAAAATGATGCCGCTGCAGATGCACAGCACCAAAGCCCAGTTTAG
- the ybeY gene encoding rRNA maturation RNase YbeY, with amino-acid sequence MKLSLSVQQPFQAPNLVLKRGYLKKVILTALQHLDIEQDCEIGIACVDEQQSQTLNATYRQKNKPTNVLSFPSEVPESVLPMLAARPLGDLVICIPVVLAEAEQQQKTALEHFSHMLVHGTLHLLGYDHETSEQDAEEMEALEIAILHKLGYDDPYTVIEP; translated from the coding sequence TTGAAACTCAGCCTCTCTGTACAACAGCCCTTTCAAGCACCAAATTTGGTGCTGAAACGGGGCTATCTCAAAAAAGTAATTTTAACTGCATTGCAACATCTAGATATTGAACAAGACTGTGAAATTGGCATTGCTTGTGTTGATGAACAGCAAAGCCAAACATTAAACGCAACCTATCGTCAAAAAAACAAACCGACCAATGTGCTGTCTTTTCCAAGCGAAGTTCCTGAATCGGTACTGCCAATGCTTGCAGCCAGACCTCTGGGTGATTTGGTGATTTGTATTCCCGTTGTTCTCGCTGAAGCGGAACAGCAGCAGAAAACAGCATTGGAGCATTTTAGCCATATGCTGGTACATGGCACACTACATTTATTGGGCTATGATCATGAAACCAGTGAACAAGATGCCGAAGAAATGGAAGCGTTAGAAATCGCTATTTTACATAAACTTGGCTATGACGATCCCTATACCGTAATAGAGCCTTAA
- a CDS encoding DUF3108 domain-containing protein has product MTTLLKKHSKKFKSFFAVGAFLVFGSLSSNSYALSPFNATYQFSYNGKNMGTATRSLSQNGNQWVYSFSAKAAAIASANETSRFSLNNGKITSSSFSRSSKILVHNNTLNIQFNPTAKTINTKKDSKSRSFAWRDGVLDELNAELQVREDLKGSGLKGTYYIADAKSVDARQFVNQGKENIKTPYGTFETIKVLLKHNKADKNSVFWLAPQLDYLPVKMSHQDGKTSYSLLLTSYKK; this is encoded by the coding sequence ATGACAACCCTATTGAAGAAACATTCTAAAAAATTTAAATCGTTTTTTGCTGTGGGCGCTTTCTTAGTATTCGGCAGCCTTTCTAGTAACAGTTATGCCTTAAGCCCATTTAATGCCACCTATCAATTTTCTTATAATGGCAAAAACATGGGAACAGCCACACGTAGTTTGAGTCAAAATGGCAATCAATGGGTATATAGCTTTAGTGCCAAAGCTGCCGCGATTGCCTCTGCCAATGAAACCAGCCGTTTTAGCCTCAATAATGGCAAAATCACCTCAAGTAGTTTTAGTCGTTCAAGTAAAATTCTAGTACATAACAATACTCTGAATATTCAATTTAACCCGACAGCCAAAACCATTAACACCAAAAAAGACAGCAAATCGCGTAGTTTTGCGTGGCGAGATGGCGTACTAGATGAACTCAATGCCGAATTACAAGTACGTGAAGATCTGAAAGGTTCTGGCTTAAAGGGCACCTATTATATTGCCGATGCCAAAAGTGTCGATGCACGCCAATTTGTAAATCAGGGTAAAGAAAATATCAAAACGCCTTATGGTACCTTTGAAACCATTAAAGTATTACTCAAACACAATAAGGCAGATAAAAATTCAGTGTTCTGGCTAGCCCCACAATTGGACTACCTTCCTGTCAAAATGAGTCACCAAGATGGCAAGACTTCTTATAGTTTATTACTGACTTCTTATAAGAAATAA
- a CDS encoding xanthine phosphoribosyltransferase codes for MHALEQKILAEGIVLSDQVLKVDSFLNHQIDPVLMQLIGQEFARRFKDAGITKIITIEASGIAPAVMAGLELGVPVIFARKYQSLTLKDDLYRSKVFSFTKQTESTIAISNKHINANDKALVIDDFLANGQAALGLADLIHQANAEVVGIGIVIEKSFQPGRELLLEQGYRVESLARVKSLNNGTVEFVHED; via the coding sequence GTGCATGCGCTCGAACAGAAAATTTTAGCGGAAGGCATCGTTTTATCTGATCAGGTTCTAAAAGTCGATTCTTTTCTCAATCATCAAATTGACCCCGTGCTTATGCAACTAATCGGTCAGGAGTTTGCACGTCGCTTTAAAGATGCAGGCATTACCAAGATCATCACCATCGAAGCTTCTGGTATAGCACCAGCAGTGATGGCAGGTTTAGAGTTAGGTGTTCCAGTTATTTTTGCACGTAAATACCAGTCTCTTACCTTAAAAGATGATTTATATCGTTCTAAAGTATTTTCTTTTACGAAGCAAACTGAAAGCACGATTGCAATTTCCAATAAACATATCAATGCCAATGACAAAGCCTTGGTAATTGACGACTTCTTAGCCAATGGTCAAGCAGCCTTAGGTTTGGCCGATCTCATTCACCAAGCAAATGCTGAAGTGGTCGGTATCGGGATTGTGATTGAAAAATCCTTCCAACCGGGTCGTGAATTATTATTAGAGCAAGGCTATCGTGTTGAATCCTTAGCCCGCGTTAAATCACTCAACAACGGTACAGTTGAATTTGTGCACGAAGACTAA
- a CDS encoding DUF799 domain-containing protein, translated as MNKTFALLSVVVTCLGLSACQLPSSTIPSKDVSAYQAYMPRSILVLPPVNDSPDVKASYTVWSTVSVPVANAGYYVFPMAVVDRMFQENGVHLPAEAQSIDPAKLQQIFGADAALYIRIKDYGASYQVIQSVVKVAVEAKLVDLKTGTVLWQGKKSVTDTGNNNDSGLLGALIGALVDQIANNLQDRAYPLATSMSHALFTPTPTRPGQGLLFGPRSPEYAKQAEMR; from the coding sequence ATGAACAAAACTTTTGCGCTGTTATCGGTCGTGGTGACCTGTTTGGGACTGAGTGCCTGTCAATTACCGAGTAGCACGATACCCAGTAAGGATGTTAGTGCTTATCAAGCTTATATGCCGCGCTCCATCTTGGTATTGCCACCGGTAAATGATTCACCAGATGTCAAAGCAAGTTATACGGTCTGGTCTACAGTCAGTGTACCTGTCGCAAATGCAGGTTATTACGTTTTTCCAATGGCTGTGGTTGATCGCATGTTTCAGGAAAATGGCGTACATCTACCCGCTGAAGCACAGTCGATTGATCCTGCTAAACTGCAGCAGATTTTTGGTGCGGATGCAGCATTGTATATCCGTATTAAAGACTATGGTGCGAGCTATCAGGTCATACAGAGTGTGGTGAAAGTTGCGGTTGAAGCCAAACTGGTAGATTTAAAAACCGGTACTGTCTTATGGCAAGGTAAAAAGTCTGTGACTGATACGGGGAATAACAACGACTCTGGACTGCTGGGGGCGTTGATTGGTGCATTGGTCGATCAGATTGCCAATAATCTACAAGATCGCGCTTATCCTTTGGCGACCAGTATGAGCCATGCTTTATTTACACCAACGCCAACGAGACCAGGACAGGGCTTACTGTTTGGTCCGCGTTCACCAGAGTATGCCAAACAGGCTGAAATGAGATAG
- a CDS encoding DUF4810 domain-containing protein, translating into MRILILLLLTSFVVGCSTMESTKPQYYWGSYPAQTYLMYNKSEKATPAAQIAVLEADIEKARAGNIGVAPGIYAHLGLMYLELNNADKAATYFELEAQSYPESRILMKQFLDKMAGKGVAGKGGVKS; encoded by the coding sequence ATGAGAATTTTAATATTGCTATTATTGACTAGCTTTGTTGTTGGTTGTAGCACGATGGAAAGTACTAAACCTCAATACTATTGGGGCAGTTATCCAGCTCAGACGTATTTAATGTATAACAAGTCAGAAAAAGCAACGCCTGCCGCACAAATTGCAGTTTTAGAAGCCGATATAGAGAAAGCAAGAGCGGGTAATATCGGGGTGGCACCCGGTATTTATGCGCATTTGGGTTTGATGTATCTAGAGCTAAACAATGCCGATAAAGCCGCGACATATTTTGAGCTCGAAGCGCAAAGCTATCCCGAGTCTAGAATCTTGATGAAACAGTTTCTAGATAAAATGGCTGGTAAAGGTGTTGCTGGTAAAGGTGGCGTAAAATCATGA
- a CDS encoding CsgG/HfaB family protein, producing MSGVLFSALVAAGCSTTETSRTIQSPQVTAATAPAYQGPKTPVSIGKFDNRSSYMRGIFSDNVDRLGGQAKTILETHLQQSGYFAVLNRDNLSELQQEAGFNKSAQNIRGARYVITGDVVEFGRKEVGDQQLFGILGRGKQQVAYAKVNLNILDVQTSQVVHSVQGAGEYALSAREVLGFGTTASYDSTLNGKVLDLAVREAVNHVVADIQNQRWVIR from the coding sequence ATGAGTGGCGTACTGTTCAGCGCCTTAGTCGCAGCAGGTTGTAGTACAACAGAGACCTCACGTACAATTCAAAGCCCACAAGTGACAGCTGCAACCGCACCAGCATATCAAGGTCCGAAAACACCGGTTTCTATTGGTAAATTTGACAATCGTTCCAGTTATATGCGCGGCATTTTTAGCGACAATGTAGATCGTCTAGGAGGGCAAGCGAAAACAATTCTAGAAACGCATTTACAGCAGAGTGGATATTTTGCGGTATTAAACCGCGATAATTTATCTGAACTACAGCAAGAAGCGGGTTTCAATAAAAGTGCACAAAATATCCGTGGTGCACGTTATGTGATTACTGGGGATGTAGTTGAATTTGGTCGTAAAGAAGTTGGTGACCAGCAATTATTTGGTATTTTAGGGCGTGGAAAACAACAAGTCGCATATGCCAAAGTCAATCTCAATATTTTGGATGTACAGACTTCACAAGTTGTGCACTCGGTACAAGGTGCAGGGGAATATGCTTTAAGTGCACGTGAAGTACTTGGTTTTGGTACCACGGCATCTTATGACTCGACATTAAATGGTAAGGTATTGGATTTGGCGGTACGTGAAGCGGTAAATCATGTGGTTGCAGATATTCAGAATCAACGCTGGGTTATTCGATAA
- the wrbA gene encoding NAD(P)H:quinone oxidoreductase: MQTYILVLYYSKYGATKQMAHLIADGIEAAGMAVKIRTVPNITTETQIAAASIPADGDIYCSLDDLAGCAGLALGSPTRFGNMASEMKYFWDQSTSLWLNGALHGKPACVFTSSGSMHGGQESTLLSMLPPLFHHGMLLLGLKNANPALSNTKTGGTPYGASHVSGPRHDQSLSADEKSLCFEQGKYLAEIAKKLI; this comes from the coding sequence ATGCAAACTTACATTTTGGTTTTATATTACAGTAAATATGGTGCAACCAAACAAATGGCACATTTAATTGCAGATGGCATAGAAGCTGCGGGCATGGCTGTTAAAATACGTACTGTACCGAATATAACAACCGAGACACAAATTGCCGCCGCAAGTATTCCAGCAGATGGCGATATTTATTGTAGTTTAGATGATTTAGCCGGATGTGCAGGTTTAGCCTTGGGCTCACCGACTCGTTTTGGCAATATGGCCAGTGAAATGAAGTATTTTTGGGATCAAAGCACCAGTTTATGGCTCAATGGTGCCTTACATGGGAAACCTGCTTGTGTCTTTACCAGCTCAGGTTCAATGCATGGCGGTCAAGAAAGCACCTTACTCAGCATGCTCCCACCTTTGTTTCACCACGGCATGCTTTTGCTGGGGCTCAAGAATGCCAATCCAGCATTATCCAATACCAAAACTGGCGGAACGCCTTATGGTGCTAGTCATGTGAGCGGTCCAAGGCATGATCAAAGTCTGAGTGCTGATGAAAAATCCTTATGTTTTGAGCAGGGTAAATATTTAGCTGAAATAGCTAAAAAGCTTATTTAA
- a CDS encoding YihY family inner membrane protein — translation MQNYLKKLPFYNQTWLQFIIFVIKRFEADRCREQAGSLTYTTLFAVVPMLTVFLVIISSIKALEPARQQLQQLIYSNFLPKTTIAFDKALNAFTAKSSNLTIIGILFLFFTTVMMLMSIETAFNRIWRVRETRGGLIGFMRYWTIISLGPILLGSAFVISSTVASLNLLSNNFVGYQVDGAMLFWCLSFALTTLGFFILYWMIPNCTVPAKAAFISGLFSATVFELIKNLFGFLMTNFTSYEIVYGAFAALPIFLLWIFLSWNIILLGVEICYALTAFSSDKIQTRHPTLMLLDLLELFYNKQKRGEAVSDQEALAVLGREEIGRWPSYALMLQKQNLIKITDDNRYVLVRNLSQIDFWSFCKALPYPLPRRSDVGNVHPDDVWIQRIGPALIDSDDYLAAKLSIPLATIFESK, via the coding sequence ATGCAAAACTATTTAAAAAAACTTCCCTTCTATAACCAAACATGGTTGCAATTCATCATATTTGTGATTAAACGCTTTGAGGCAGATCGTTGCCGCGAACAAGCCGGATCACTTACCTATACCACCTTATTTGCGGTGGTACCCATGCTGACCGTTTTCTTGGTGATTATCTCTTCGATTAAAGCCTTAGAACCAGCACGCCAACAATTACAGCAATTAATTTATAGTAATTTCTTACCCAAAACGACCATTGCCTTTGATAAAGCTCTCAACGCTTTTACTGCAAAATCGAGTAACTTAACCATTATTGGTATTTTATTTCTGTTTTTCACCACCGTCATGATGTTAATGAGCATTGAAACCGCATTTAATCGCATCTGGCGGGTGAGAGAAACACGTGGTGGTTTAATTGGTTTTATGCGTTATTGGACCATTATTTCACTTGGTCCGATTTTATTAGGCAGTGCTTTTGTTATTTCTTCTACAGTTGCATCACTAAATCTACTCAGTAATAACTTTGTCGGTTATCAGGTAGATGGCGCAATGTTATTTTGGTGTCTATCCTTTGCATTAACTACGCTTGGTTTTTTTATTTTATATTGGATGATTCCAAATTGTACCGTACCCGCAAAAGCTGCTTTTATTTCAGGCTTATTTAGCGCTACGGTATTTGAGTTGATTAAAAATTTATTTGGATTTTTAATGACGAATTTCACCAGCTATGAAATCGTTTATGGTGCTTTTGCCGCTTTACCAATTTTCTTATTATGGATTTTCCTGTCTTGGAATATTATTTTATTGGGTGTTGAAATCTGTTATGCATTAACAGCATTTAGCTCAGATAAAATCCAAACACGCCATCCAACGCTGATGTTACTCGACTTATTAGAGCTATTTTATAATAAACAAAAACGCGGTGAGGCAGTCAGTGATCAAGAGGCTCTTGCTGTATTGGGACGTGAAGAAATTGGTCGTTGGCCGAGTTATGCGCTCATGCTACAAAAGCAAAACTTAATTAAAATTACTGATGACAACCGTTATGTCTTGGTACGAAATTTATCACAGATCGATTTTTGGAGCTTTTGCAAAGCCTTACCTTATCCACTCCCCAGACGTAGTGATGTGGGGAATGTTCATCCTGATGATGTTTGGATTCAACGCATTGGACCAGCATTGATTGATAGTGATGACTATCTTGCAGCCAAACTGTCCATTCCTTTAGCGACCATTTTTGAAAGCAAATAG